A DNA window from Plasmodium vinckei vinckei genome assembly, chromosome: PVVCY_10 contains the following coding sequences:
- a CDS encoding kinesin-5, putative produces the protein MLRTSYQNDKHSCVNIKVIVRCRPLNEKEKNDINNEEVVKINNNEVILTINRSNEIYEKKYSFDYACDKNVDQKTLFNNYIFQIVDEVVEGFNCTLFCYGQTGTGKTYTMEGKILEHLKNNENKKVDLNDSINSDINYYYELCDNDDTGIIFRVAKRIFDILNSRKEDKSIKRERALYDTYNYTNHNNINDDINDDINVDNKKKGIKRPDMTGFDKLIDTHDREQRKETSSPVLSNRNKMMEEENKYNNKHYNNINDIIMSNNSNNEKSSFDFNIKVSYLEIYNEELCDLLSPTTETNHKLRIYEDMTNKNKGLNVDKLEEKCINSFEEIYYIICSAIKKRRTAETSYNKKSSRSHSIFTITLIMKDLNSEGESITKIGKLNLVDLAGSENALKSSYGNIKIRQQECCNINQSLLTLGRVINALIENSSYIPYRDSKLTRLLQDSLGGKTKTFIVATISPSSLCIDETLSTLDYVFRAKNIKNRPEINVKTTKQLKIKDLNNEIEKLKNALNLNRERRGVYLDNEEYNNIQNSLKKNKEVILEKEKILFEKSKKIKTLLNKMDYSDDVQNQVIEFLKHVLLKYKNIQSLYDIFINKIVEEKYVNQFLIDQFDLIKNYYYDNVYLFEEKYKLISEIVRQNFDQLNQKINNDKTFFNNTCNNSLQILSQIKNNIEDNKTFFLKSINGFDQLNNDLYSKKNDLLNFFLQNIDQIEKVDKNGMIIIDKVKNKLLECKVKSNINPINHYDHLLNAHKLLKNGDMAINDFFTYINNNIVQDLSKPNENQLKEENSQHDGNKLSVCKNIESNNDSMISVYQSNFKTLENLVFNEEGIELVNNISKDLSNEEYNIKNIIEYIKNISNLFHLFLKSSSLCFKKNIKDKEEFFLNEEKKLKEIIQKYYDQYNTYEIEINEKKNQIIQNYKEKINQDVKNFQQNVLNEIKNVINKNITILNEKVNNQIEALNDKLQEQVSNNKHKELYTNSLKSLETFFYNYNKNYTNYDKEYDNFNNNVDKKINKYNELFLNVISDMTIQLKNNEKKIKNNIINIITIYEQIINKNTQNVDKITEYFDKYTNQTLIEKQQHYKNISNKISQEKLYFENAEKNHQTFSKKCVENILIYNQEFLENLEKCKGDINIIIDKVVNQNYFHDLNTIPDPKVEDKIEIKNINDNIKDIRDEIKNKQALTIDNVNTINKEDQYNEHNNANQFDSDTFTQVEKKNENSDNYLDIKNFTLKELENEANSKNIDFKCLFEKINDNFDFINTENTSLKRAILSGECKLWLNTSTGLTKDSNDAPSVNANTNLGTTNVNTNLSSSAFGINSEKSKIVSQNKLNVNKNNKDISLKTDGDNEKNNIKPLKDQNRKRNKSIDNSHPRANTYNNTNDIKLTTTKIVKLNNDKFNSNKNSPLLKRFKDDPYKNKNIKLFRKL, from the exons ATGCTTAGAACCTCTTATCAAAATGACAAACATAGTTGCGTTAATATTAAAGTAATAGTTCGGTGCAGACCtctaaatgaaaaagaaaaaaatgatataaataatgaagaggtagttaaaataaataataatgaagttatattaacaattaATAGAAGTAATgaaatttatgaaaaaaaatatagttttGATTATGCTTGcgataaaaatgttgatCAAAAGACACTATtcaataattatatttttcaaatcgTTGACGAG GTGGTCGAAGGGTTTAACTGCACGTTGTTTTGCTATGGACAAACTGGGACTGGCAAGACATATACTATGGAAGGAAAAATTTTAgaacatttaaaaaataatgaaaacaaaaaagtaGATTTAAATGATAGTATAAATAgtgatataaattattattatgaacTATGTGATAATGATGATACAGGTATAATTTTTAGAGTCGCTAAAAGAATATTTGACATATTGAATAGTAGGAAAGAAGATAAATCCATAAAAAGAGAAAGAGCATTATATGATACATACAATTATACTAATCACAATAACataaatgatgatataaatgACGATATAAATGtcgataataaaaaaaaaggaattaAACGGCCTGATATGACAGGATTTGATAAACTAATAGACACACATGATAGAGAGCaaagaaaagaaacaaGTAGCCCTGTATTATctaatagaaataaaatgatggaagaagaaaataaatacaataataaacattACAACAATATTAACGATATAATTATGAGTAAcaatagtaataatgaaaaaagtagtttcgattttaatataaaagtaagctatttagaaatatataatgaagaGTTATGTGATTTATTGAGTCCTACTACTGAAACTAATCATAAATTAAGAATATATGAAGATAtgacaaataaaaataaaggatTGAATGTAGATAAGTTAGaagaaaaatgtataaactCATttgaagaaatatattatattatatgttcaGCTATAAAAAAACGGAGAACAGCTGAAACGTcgtataataaaaagtcAAGTAGAAGCCATTCCATATTTACAATTACATTAATAATGAAAGATTTAAATAGTGAAGGAGAAAGTATAACAAAGATCGGTAAACTTAATTTAGTTGATTTAGCAGGTAGTGAAAATGCATTAAAAAGTTCATATGgcaatattaaaataagaCAACAAGAATGTTGTAACATTAATCAATCATTACTAACATTGGGACGAGTTATAAATGCATTGATAGAAAATTCATCTTATATACCATATCGTGATTCAAAATTAACTAGATTATTACAAGATTCTTTAGGAGGTAAAACTAAAACATTTATTGTTGCTACAATTTCACCATCTTCTTTATGTATTGATGAAACATTAAGTACGTTAGATTATGTATTTCGagctaaaaatataaaaaatcgtCCTGAAATTAATGTTAAAACAACtaaacaattaaaaataaaagatttaaataatgaaattgaaaaattaaaaaatgctcTAAATCTAAATCGAGAAAGAAGAGGTGTCTATCTTGATAAtgaagaatataataatattcaaaattcccttaaaaaaaataaagaagttATATtagaaaaggaaaaaattttatttgaaaaaagtaaaaaaataaaaaccttattaaataaaatggattATTCAGATGATGTACAAAATCAAGTTATcgaatttttaaaacatgttcttttaaaatataaaaatatacaatcattatatgatattttcattaataaaatcgtggaagaaaaatatgttaatcAATTTTTAATAGACCAATTTGatcttattaaaaattattattatgataatgtttatttatttgaagaaaaatataaacttaTTTCAGAAATAGTTAGACAAAATTTTGATCaattaaatcaaaaaataaataatgataaaactttttttaataatacttgtaataattctttacaaatattatcacaaatcaaaaataatatagaagataataaaacattttttttaaaatccATTAATGGGTTTGatcaattaaataatgatttatattctaaaaaaaatgatttacttaatttttttttacaaaatatagatCAAATTGAAAAggttgataaaaatggtatgattattattgataaagttaaaaataaattattagaaTGTAAAGTTAAATCTAATATAAATCCTATAAATCATTATGaccatttattaaatgctcataagttattaaaaaatggtgATATGGCAAttaatgatttttttacttacATCAACAATAACATTGTTCAAGATCTTAGCAAACCAAATGAAAATCAACTTAAAGAGGAAAATTCTCAACATGACGGAAACAAATTAAGTGTGtgcaaaaatatagaaagtAACAACGATAGTATGATATCTGTTTATCaatcaaattttaaaactttAGAAAACTTAGTTTTTAATGAAGAAGGTATAGAACTTGTAAACAACATCTCTAAAGATCTGTCTAATgaagaatataatattaaaaatattatcgagtatattaaaaatataagcaaCTTGTTTCATCTCTTTTTAAAGTCATCAAGcttatgttttaaaaaaaatattaaagacaaagaagaattttttttaaatgaagaaaaaaaattaaaagaaataattcaaaaatattatgaccaatataatacatatgaaattgaaattaatgaaaaaaaaaatcaaattatacaaaattataaagaaaaaattaatcaagacgtaaaaaattttcaacaaaatgttttaaatgaaattaaaaatgtaataaataaaaatattacaattttaaatgaaaaagttaATAATCAAATTGAAGCACTTAATGATAAATTACAAGAACAGGTTAGcaataataaacataaagaattatatacaaattcaTTAAAATCTTTGGAaacctttttttataattataataaaaattatacaaattatgataaagaatatgataattttaataataatgttgataaaaaaataaataaatataatgaactATTTCTAAATGTGATATCTGATATGACTattcaattaaaaaataatgaaaaaaaaattaaaaataatataataaatattattactatttatgaacaaatcataaataaaaatacacaaaatGTTGATAAGATAACAGAATATTTTGACAAATACACTAATCAAACTTTAATTGAAAAACAACaacattataaaaatatatcaaataaaatatcacaagaaaaattatattttgaaaatgctGAAAAGAATCATCAAACTTttagtaaaaaatgtgttgaaaatattttaatatataatcaaGAGTTTTTAGAAAATCTAGAAAAATGTAAAGGagatataaatatcattattGATAAAGTTGTCAaccaaaattattttcatgatTTAAATACCATACCCGACCCAAAAGTTGAAGACAAAattgaaattaaaaatattaatgacaATATTAAAGACATACGCGATgaaatcaaaaataaacaagCATTAACTATTGATAATGTAAATACAATTAATAAAGAAGATCAATATAATGAGCATAATAATGCTAACCAGTTTGATAGTGATACTTTTACACaggttgaaaaaaaaaatgaaaattccGACAACTATTTAgacattaaaaattttacactaaaagaattagaaaatgaagctaattcaaaaaatattgattttaaatgtttatttgaaaaaataaatgataatttcgattttattaatactgAAAATACATCTCTTAAACGTGCAATATTAAGTGGTGAATGCAAATTATGGCTAAACACTAGCACAGGGCTAACAAAAGATTCTAATGATGCTCCTTCTGTAAATGCTAATACAAATTTAGGCACAACAAATGTTAATACAAACTTGTCTAGTAGTGCTTTCGGAATAAATAGTGAGAAATCGAAAATAGTAAGtcaaaacaaattaaatgtaaataaaaataataaagatattTCTCTTAAAACTGATGgagataatgaaaaaaataacatcaAACCTTTAAAAGACCaaaatagaaaaagaaataaaagtatTGATAATTCACATCCTCGTgcaaatacatataataacactaatgatataaaattaactacaacaaaaattgttaaattaaataatgataaatttaattcaaataaaaattcacCACTACTTAAGCGTTTTAAGGATGATCcctacaaaaataaaaacatcaAACTGTTTCGAAAATTATAA
- a CDS encoding DNA replication complex GINS protein, putative yields the protein MTDVFSIFKKKANKRTQLRRPSNTKKIKKNHIFMNEKSRRKAYASNNTSLNYYDGKNINNNALSEHNYINNDKTNNKESNIVLVDFPKLPIKNIQSCEDVYNIFYIRDQYLIGNKDITINNEHLILLETILDKLDTAINEMNTDEIYSKKKVLSSVYEKIYNLYTSFKNIKNVFPQLSNAYDCFKSNIVFIQGKQFKKNYVYDNIINIYTHLQNSELQQDNIETINETLYINDKPLSTASFVNKNMVPHNEYIEYLPMKFNPHFLELNKISINYLFEESINHIIWQKALDELIVVKALADIPYFDLSEVEGFDFKKMKSGQRQWYPLYIAKELSKEGLATVEFPFWFYLDNLKNIYKKEFEDLHELTDLPSPFFFEISSMFLENNSFKNSTPIESIGQRAPYKYILKVAGLIQDIRQKRIHKIMTKFKNCNIFSEVLIINNIQIYETYCVNYLASVFFQKQNNSNALDDNFDVRNYLFDPFIFSSYNT from the exons ATGACAGAcgttttttccatttttaagAAGAAAGCAAATAAAAGAACACAATTACGTAGACCGTcaaacacaaaaaaaataaaaaaaaatcatatttttatgaatgaAAAATCAAGACGAAAGGCATATGCGTCTAATAATACAAgtctaaattattatgatgggaaaaatataaataataatgccTTAAGTgaacataattatataaataatgataaaacaaataataaagaatcTAATATTGTGTTAGTAGATTTTCCTAAGTTgccaataaaaaatatacaatcaTGTGAAGATGTctataacatattttatattcgtGATCAGTATCTAATTGGAAACAAAGACataacaataaataatgaacatttaatattattagaaaCTATTTTAGATAAGTTAGATACAGCCATAAATGAAATGAATACCgatgaaatatattcaaaaaaaaaagtattatcaagtgtatatgaaaaaatatataatttatatactagctttaaaaatataaaaaatgtttttccACAATTATCTAATGCCTATGATTGTTTTAAAAGTaatattgtatttatacaaggaaaacaatttaaaaaaaattatgtatatgataatataattaatatatatacacatttacAAAATAGTGAATTACAACAAGATAATATTGAAACAATAAATGaaactttatatataaatgacaAGCCATTATCAACTGCATCTTTTgtcaataaaaatatggtacctcataatgaatatatagaatatcTTCCTATGAAATTTAATCCTCATTTTTtagaattaaataaaatatctatcaattatttatttgaagaatctataaatcatattatttGGCAAAAAGCATTAGATGAATTAATAGTTGTTAAAGCTTTGGCTGATATTCCATATTTCGATCTATCTGAAGTTGAAGGATttgattttaaaaaaatgaaatctGGACAGAGACAATGGTATCCTTTATATATTGCTAAAGAATTAAGTAAAGAAGGATTAGCTACTGTCGAATTCCCTTTTTGGTTTTATCttgataatttaaaaaatatttataaaaaagaatttgAAGATTTACATGAACTTACTGATCTTCCTAgcccttttttttttgaaatatcaTCCATgtttttagaaaataattccTTTAAAAATTCTACTCCTATTGAAAGCATTGGTCAGCGAGCTCCTTACAAATACATCCTTAAGGTAGCAG GTCTAATCCAAGATATAAGGCAAAAACgaatacataaaattatgaccaagtttaaaaattgcaatattttttcagaagtcttaataataaataatattcagATTTATGAAACATATTGTGTTAACTATTTGGCATCAgtttttttccaaaaacaaaataattcgAATGCTTTAGATGATAATTTTGATGTGCGAAATTATCTATTTGATCCGTTCATTTTTAGCTCATATAACACATAA
- a CDS encoding cdc2-related protein kinase 4, putative, which yields MDRILSKLVKNNELNIDKSLESENHDLDNINETMNGKKKLSVNSETNGENVVKRTSLRKVKNENDNLETSYLINTRSKENNKKNMSSKGIDKGKKNSYIRKSLPIKSNNSNTTENEENYVANDKNNNSKGLKYTILNYFRSNSNNNNSNVNNNCEEDQQNDRDNDNHARIDNEIRNIRSSSEQQSQHDIEIINGKDAQKNQRRNTFDYELNQNSYLQMKNNIENNLMNYKKCKLDNLNVESYNIDSCKSNNIQNDEQTVGMANSSLYGNKEYTNDDEISQIKETNILNNYNEIHPSIKNSMASIIDTNNSSNMHLSKNGLKLSDLHTSKNCDASLLKNKNSIYKYKTGESYNKESVNNSMIRGIYQGIVENQRFNNGDENNLNGVQFANPGIIINDRMAMSHLGINSNVEENQLKIYEPNTSRYEIVPKGNQNEHLYNYKERNKEYLDLMNIPFNRDNNVNKDLLIRSLPNKNLLNECDEELFSKNILNFENYFSYKLKKNINNNIINNICNMYESDENLDALITTNRRKKNDSHNKNCNEDYGKLKSGTFFNIPDDYFESEKLFKRPKMKSKNILLDKQNIDNPTNVQPNENKNISTILMNHHDLLINKREKLIINNDIDNKDDEQNSNNDFWLTSRKEFFSKICKNTIELTNEEVEKLKEVVDFRDEKGNYTINSIFNKYNETIDEEHVLKEYVTDNKLKNFSLNLIDGFLYDKQSLYEREMIENDKIFSRIHYNHKNADIKIDKLLNLFPRDFMKKYKIVKKLGEGVYGKVFKAESLDDSYLNFAVKVLRYFWPNFKYKFGSEEFAINEFNIMRILFHPNVVCLLDSFRVHTYRKNKIKSHRGQKTKCETLSAEYDFSFQRHRRMEKVQYSPSRETVERNNKYRNLVSKSCLTIEELEQSLVLNSVDKETAIQDKGSLYNSHAGKLDEMSTIFTNNSNVKMLNYDEENTNLDNNKNNLMSTKLQRDIKRDRSGDLYQYYPLKKKMKTANYKNAKRNDPIKVKNRSIDKLKFRKHSKKLKKIENKNDDYIENWDLFLVIEKCDCSLNDILNKAKKKHFSFIQDIKKDTTKCLPTERIDLSYDHLHNYVKYVYLPLKKIENRYFYPDMPSLTEMQTKVIIYQMLQGINHFHKKFIIHRDIKPANTLIKNIQYLSDGLNDSKEWIVKIADFGLGVYDHFLKTETKDCNIITLQYRPPEILCNSTLYNYSVDIWSIGITMCECLLGFVPVTSKFESSVLFKILVFRGIPDQNFDNLLKKELVGELPKFKVDRIKMLEIIFTDIYGRRILNDKGLDLIDQFLSYDYKNRITANEALKHEWFEDVHLYLNEDLLNYYKRNGTYYF from the coding sequence ATGGATagaatattatcaaaattagttaaaaataatgaactaaatatagataaaagTTTAGAAAGTGAAAATCATGATTTAgacaatataaatgaaactatgaatggaaaaaaaaaattgtctGTGAATAGTGAAACAAATGGTGAAAATGTAGTTAAAAGGACATCCCTTAGGAAagttaaaaatgaaaatgacaATTTGGAAACATcctatttaattaatacacgaagtaaagaaaataacaaaaaaaatatgtcttCCAAAGGAATTgataaaggaaaaaaaaattcttaTATAAGGAAATCACTGCCtattaaatcaaataattcaaatactactgaaaatgaagaaaattaCGTAGCAaacgataaaaataacaattcAAAAGGTTtgaaatatacaattttaaacTATTTCAGGagtaatagtaataataataatagcaaTGTCAATAATAATTGCGAGGAAGACCAACAAAATGACAGAGACAATGATAATCATGCCAGAATTGATAATGAAATTCGAAATATTCGATCAAGTAGTGAACAGCAAAGTCAGCATGAcatagaaataataaatggaaaagacgctcaaaaaaatcaaaGAAGAAATACATTCGATTATGAACTAAACCAAAATAGTTACCtacaaatgaaaaataatatagaaaacaatttaatgaattataaaaaatgcaaattaGACAATTTAAATGTTGAAAGTTATAATATAGACTCATgtaaatcaaataatatacaaaacGATGAACAGACAGTAGGAATGGCAAATAGTAGTttatatggaaataaagaatatacaaatgatgatgaaattagtcaaataaaagaaacaaatatattaaataattataatgaaatacatccaagtataaaaaatagtatggCTAGTATTATAGACACTAATAATAGCAGTAATATGCATTTATCTAAAAATGGATTAAAATTAAGTGACTTACACACATCGAAAAATTGTGATGcatcattattaaaaaacaaaaattcaatatataaatacaaaacgGGTGAATCATACAATAAAGAATCTGTAAATAATTCGATGATCAGAGGAATATATCAAGGTATTGTAGAAAATCAGCGTTTCAATAATGgagatgaaaataatttaaatggtGTTCAATTTGCAAATCCaggaattattataaatgataGAATGGCTATGTCACATTTAGGAATAAATTCAAATGTTGAAGAAaatcaattaaaaatttatgaacCAAATACAAGCAGATATGAAATTGTACCAAAAGGTAACCAAAATGAGCATCTTTATAATTACaaagaaagaaataaagaatatttagATTTAATGAATATCCCATTTAATAGagataataatgtaaaCAAAGATTTACTAATTCGTTCTCTTCCAAATAAGAATCTACTAAATGAATGTGATGAAGAATTATTttcgaaaaatatattaaattttgaaaactATTTCtcttataaattaaaaaaaaatataaataataacataataaataacataTGCAATATGTATGAAAGTGATGAAAATCTTGATGCTTTAATAACCACTaatagaagaaaaaaaaatgacagtcataataaaaattgtaatgaAGATTATGGCAAACTAAAATCAggtacattttttaatataccagatgattattttgaaagtgaaaaattatttaaaagacCCAAAATGAAATCgaaaaatatacttttagataaacaaaatatagacAATCCAACAAATGTTCAAcctaatgaaaataaaaacatttcaACTATACTTATGAATCATCATGatctattaataaataaaagagaaaaattaattataaataatgatattgataataaagatgatgaacaaaatagtaataatgatTTTTGGTTAACTAGCCGTAAGGAATTTTTTAgtaaaatttgtaaaaatacaatagaATTAACAAACGAAGAagttgaaaaattaaaagaagtAGTAGATTTTAGAGATGAAAAAGGTAATTATACAATTAACagcatttttaataaatataatgaaactATTGATGAAGAACATGTGTTAAAAGAATATGTAACAGATAATAAACTCAAAAATTTTAGTTTAAATCTAATTGATGGATTTCTCTATGATAAACAATCTTTATATGAAAGAGAGATGATTGAAAAtgacaaaatattttcacgTATTCATTATAATCACAAAAATGCTGATATTAAAAtagataaattattaaatttatttcctcgtgattttatgaaaaaatataaaattgttaaaaaattggGAGAAGGTGTATATGGTAAAGTGTTCAAAGCAGAATCATTAGACGATTCCTATCTTAATTTTGCTGTTAAAGTATTACGATACTTTTGgccaaattttaaatataaatttggtTCTGAAGAATTTGcaataaatgaatttaatataatgcgtattttatttcatcctAATGTTGTTTGTTTATTAGATAGTTTTAGAGTTCATACCTatcgaaaaaataaaataaaaagtcaTAGAGGTCAAAAAACTAAATGTGAAACATTATCAGCTGAATATGATTTTAGTTTTCAAAGACATAGACGAATGGAAAAAGTTCAATATTCACCATCAAGAGAAACTGttgaaagaaataataaatatcgAAATCTAGTATCAAAAAGTTGTTTAACAATAGAAGAATTAGAACAGAGTCTAGTTCTTAACAGTGTTGACAAGGAAACAGCTATTCAAGATAAAGGAagtttatataatagtCATGCTGGAAAACTTGATGAAATGTCTACTATTTTTactaataatagtaatgtaaaaatgttaaattatgatgaagaaaatactAATTTAGacaataacaaaaataatctGATGTCAACAAAATTGCAAAGAGATATAAAACGAGATCGAAGTGGTGATttatatcaatattatcctttgaaaaaaaaaatgaaaacagcaaattataaaaatgctaAACGTAATGATCCAATAAAAGTTAAAAACAGAAGTATAGATAAACTCAAATTTAGAAAACAttctaaaaaattaaaaaaaattgaaaataaaaatgatgattatattgaaaattGGGATCTATTTTTAGTTATAGAAAAATGTGATTGTAgtttaaatgatatattaaataaagcaaaaaaaaaacatttttcatttattcaagatataaaaaaagatacaACGAAATGTTTACCTACAGAAAGAATAGACCTCTCCTATGACcatttacataattatgtaaaatatgtatatttgccattaaaaaaaattgaaaatcgATATTTTTATCCTGATATGCCATCATTAACAGAAATGCAAACAAAAGTTATTATATACCAAATGTTACAAGGAATTAATCactttcataaaaaatttattattcatagAGATATAAAACCAGCTAATActcttataaaaaatatacaatatttatCAGATGGTCTTAATGATTCTAAAGAATGGATAGTTAAAATAGCCGATTTTGGTTTAGGTGTATATGAtcactttttaaaaactgAAACAAAAGattgtaatattattacattaCAATATAGACCTCCTGaaattttatgtaatagtacactttataattattcagTTGATATATGGTCTATTGGTATAACTATGTGTGAATGTTTATTAGGCTTTGTTCCTGTTACATCAAAATTTGAATCTTCTgtcttatttaaaatattagttTTTAGAGGAATACCAGatcaaaattttgataacttattaaaaaaggaacTTGTTGGAGAATTGCCAAAATTTAAAGTTGATCGAATTAAAATGTtagaaattatttttaccgATATTTATGGTAGAAGAATTTTAAATGACAAAGGTCTTGATCTTATTGATCAATTTCTTAGTTatgattataaaaacaGAATTACAGCAAATGAAGCTTTAAAACATGAATGGTTCGAAGATGTCCATTTATACCTGAACGAGGATCTCCTCAATTATTACAAGCGAAATGGAACATACTATTTTTAG